The Actinomycetota bacterium genome contains the following window.
AGTGCGTGCAGGATTCCGGGTCGAGGAGGAACTGGGTTTCTGTCTCGGATGTCATCTCGGAAGTCTGTGCCTTGCCTTTCACAGCTGAATGCCTGCGGATAGGATACATGGCGCGGCTGAGGGTGGCAAAGGCGGTGACTGCGAGCAAGGGCGAGGGGGTCCGAAGCGCGCCGCGGTGACACGTCTCGTCGATACCGCTAGTATCTGATGCGTGCAGACGGTGATGAGCTCAATCGAGGCAGCCAGAGACGATCCTCGCTCGCTGGAGGAGCTTTACCGCAGCGCCGTGACCTCAGGTGACGAGCCGCTGTTCGTAGATGCGATCGCCGCCCTTCTGGTGCGATATCCAGACAACCTCCTTCTCCAAGCCTGGTCGCATCGGCTGGACATCGCCAGAGAGCCCGGCCCGAGTACGGGGACCGCTGAGATTGCCCAACACGCGACGCGACGGCACTGGCTCGCCGCTATCTTGACGAGCGCCGCCCTGGGGCTCACCTTCGTCTTCCTCACCTGGGAGATGGCCGGGCGCCTCGCGGACCCTGCCTCGCCCCGGTTCCTGCTCGGCTGGGCGCCGGCTACTGCGGCGGCCGTCCTTGTCTTCTCCTACGCCACAGGGCCCGACAAACGACGACTCCAGCTATACGTCGGCGCACTCCTACTGCTTGCGCTGCTCTTTGGCCTGGCAGCCTGGGAGGGATGGGTGCCCCTCGCCGCGATGCGCGACGCCGATCGCGAGCCGGCGGGACTCGCGCAAGCCTGGCTGATCGCGCTGCATCTTCCCTTTGTCTGCTGGGGAGTGCTGGCCGGCGCGATGTGCGCGACGCTCGGGGACCTCTGGCGGCAGGTCTTCGCATTCGTGGCGAAGTCCGCCGAGACTATCGTCACCGCCGGGCTGTACGTGATTGCCGGAGGCGTCTTCACCGGTCTGACGGTCGGCATCTTCCGGGCGCTCGGGGTTACCCTGTCGGAAGAGCTGGTCGTCAGGTTCGTCTGCTGGGGCGCGGGCGCAATCCCGGTCCTGGCCGTCGCCACGGTCTACGACGCAACCGGCGCGCCGGCGGATCAGGAGTGGCAGACGGGTCTTGCCCGCGTCATCAGAATACTAGTACGCCTGCTTCTACCCCTGACGATCGGGGTGCTGCTCGTCTACGATGCCTACTTCATCCCGACCCAGTTCATGAAGGCCTTCACCCAGCGCGAGACGCTGATCATCTACAACGTGACGATCGTCGCGATTATCGCCGTGCTGGCCGTGGCCGCACCGGGGTTGGACGAGCGACTCGCGGGACGCGGATCTCAGATCCTGCGGTTGGCGATCATGGCCGCGGCGATCCTGACCTTGCTGCTCAACGTCTACGCACTCGCGGCGATCGTCAGCCGGACGATCTCAGGCGGCTACACGCCGAACCGGCACGCGGTGATTGGGTGGAACGTCGTGACACTGGCTATGCTTGGAAGGGTGTTGACCAGGCAGGCTCTTGCGAAGGGAAGACCGTGGGCGGATGTCTGGCGCCGCTCGATGGCTCAAGCGCTCGTGCTCGCCGTGGTTTGGTCAGCGTGGGTCGTCGTGGGATTGCCGCACTTCTAGGGCCTACTCCGCCAACAGTCGCACGAATTCGTCCTCATCGATCGTCGTCACGCCGAGCTTCTTCGCCTTCTCCAACTTGCTGCCCGGCTCGGCGCCGACGACCACGTAGTCCGTCTTGGCGCTGACGCTCGAGGTCACCTTGCCGCCGCGCAGCTTGATCTCTTCCGTCGCTTCCTCACGCGTGAATCCCTCCAGCCCGCCGGTGAGCACGAACGTCTTTCCTGCCAACGGCCGCGGCCCCGCCGCGCGCTCCTCAGACATCCTCACGCCCGCCGCCTTCAGCCGCTCGATCACTTCGCGGTTCTGCGACTGCTCGAAGAAGAGCGCCACACTCTCGGCGATCACCGGCCCAATACCCTCGGTCTCCTCAAGCTGTTCGCGGCCGGCGCCCATCAGTGCGTCCATCGAACCGAACTGGTCTGCGAGGACCTGCGCGACGGTCCCGCCAACGTGCCGGATGCCCAGGCCGTAGATGAGCCGCGAGAGCGGCCGGCGCTTTGATGTCTCGATCGCCGCCGCAAGATTGTCGGCTCCCTTGCCGACGCTCTTCATCCGGCCGGTGGCCGTCTCGCCCGACGCGTGCTCCGCCGCTTCCTCCGCGGCTTCCGACTCGATCTTGGTCGTGACCGCAAGCAGGTCTTGGCGCGTCAGACGGTAGAAGTCCGAAACGTCTCTCAGTCTGCCGCGCTCAACGAGGGCCACGATTCTCTCTTCGCCCATGCCTTCGATGTCCATCGCTCCGCGACCCGCGAAGTGTATCAGCCGACCGATGCGTTGCGCCGGACAGGCCACATTCGTGCAGTAGGCGACGGCCTCATCCGCCTGGCGATCCACCGCGGCATCGCAGACCGGGCAGCGCGGCGGCATTTGCCAAACTTGCTCTTTGCCGGTGCGCTTCGAGACGACCGGGGCGACCACCTCGGGAATCACGTCCCCAGCCTTCTGCACGATGATCGTGTCCCCGATGCGGATATCCTTGCGCCGCACCTCGTCCTCATTGTGCAGCGTGGCGCGCTGGATTGTGGAGCCGGCCACCCGTACCGGGTCGAAGTAGGCGATTGGCGTCAGCGCGCCGGTCCTGCCGACGCTGGCCACGATGTCGCGCAGCACACTCGTCGCCTGCTCGGGCGGGAACTTGTAGGCCGTCGCCCAGCGCGGCGCTTTGCTGGTGGCGCCAAGACGGTTCTGCTGCTGTAGCGAATCGACTTTCACGACCACGCCGTCGATCTCGAACGGAAGCGTATCGCGCCCTTGCTGCCAATCGAGACAGAACTTGAACGCCTCCTCAGCATTGGCAACCTTCGCGTTTCGCGTGTTGATGCGCAGCCCGGCCCGTTGCATGTATTGCAGGGAGTCCCAGTGCGTTGGGAAGCGCGGCCCCGCGCCGATCTGATAGAAGAAGATGTCCAGGGAGCGGCTCGCCGTGACGGCCGGATCGAGCTGGCGCAGACTCCCCGCAGCCGCATTGCGGGGGTTGGCAAAGAGCAAGAGAGGCGGGAGTCCCTGCCGTGTGCGCTCCTCATTCAGCAGTTCGCGCTCGCGATTAATCCGCTCGAACTCGGCGACCGGCAGGTACGCTTCACCCCGAACCTCTAGTAGAGCCGGAGGGTTGTCGAGATGGAGTCTCAGAGGTATCGAACGAATGGTGCGCAGGTTCGGCGTGATGTCCTCACCCACCTCGCCGTCGCCACGCGTCGCGCCGCGCGCGAGAACGCCGTTCTCATAGGTCACGGCGACCGCGGTCCCATCGATCTTCAGCTCGCAGACGAGCTCAACTTGCTCCCCGTTCAGCTCCTTCTCGACCCGCGCCAGAAACACTTCCAGCTCTTGTTGGTCAAAGGCGTTGCCGAGAGACAGCATCTTGGTTGCATGGCGCACCGGCGCGAAGCCCTCGGCGGGAGGCGCACCCACTCGCTGCGTGGGCGAGTCGGGAGTGACCAGCTCCGGGAACGCGGCCTCGATCGACTCGAGCTCGCGCATGAGTCGATCGTACTCCGCATCCGAGATCTCGGGCTCGTCAAGAATATAGTAGCGGTAGTTGTGGTGATCGATCTGGCTCCTGAGTTCTTTGGCGCGGCGCGCCGCTTCCTGCTTCTCGATGGCGACCCCCAGCCCGAGGCGGTTCGTCGTCGCCGATATTACCCTGACCGTCCGGCACTGAACAGGGACGACGGGCAACCACACCGGGCGCACCATGGCGAAGGGGGGCCCCCGGCCCGGCCCCCCCCCCCCCCCCCCCGCTCGAGGAGGTCGGGCGGCACCAGGCCCCCCACGGTGCGCACCGTGGTGAGCCCGCCCAGGTGGTCGGGGCGCAGTGCCGTAGCCCGGCTCATCGCGGGCCGGCGGCGGTCACCGGCAGCCACACGTAGAGGCCGAGCACGTCGGCCGGCTTCTGGGCCGCCACGGCCAGCCCCCGGCGGGCGGCGCCGGCCGCCGCCCGGACGCGGCGGTGGGCGTCGAGCAGCTCGGTGGCCAGGCGGTCGGCCTCGGCGTCGAGGGCGGGCGACAACGAGGGCAACGAGGTGGTCAGGCGGGCCAGGAGGTCGGCGGCGTGGTCGGGGGCGACGTTGGCGTCGGCGGTGGCGCCGAGCAGAGCGTCGACGTCGGCCGGGCCCAGCCAGGCGGCGGCGTCGGGGGGGCCGGCGAAAGCCAGGAAGCGGGCGTCCTCGGTGACGAGGGAGCGGGTGCCGTCGCGCCCCGGCAGGTCGAGGTGGAAGCGGAACCGGACCAGCACCAGCGTCGTGCGCTGGCTGACGGCCCGGGTGCGGCCCACCCCGGCTCGCGCCGCGATGCTTGCTGGCCGGCCTTCGGCCGGCTCCCCGGGCGGGGCCCCAACCCCGCCCTCCTCCAGAGCGTGGGGGCCCCTGCCCCACGCCTGGCCGTGAGCGGGAGGTACTCCGGCATCGAGGGCGGTGTCGAGCACGTGGCGGGCCACGGCCTCGACGTGGGGGTCGGTGCGGGCCAGCAGGCCATGGCCCCGGGGCACGGGCAGGTCGGGGTGCAGCGGAAGGGGCTCGGCGTGGCCGGGGGGCAGGGCGTCGCGCAGGCCCACCGGCAGGGTCGAGGTGACCACCTCCCAGCTCGGTCCCCGGCGGGTGACCGACGCCCCCAGGGCCCGTAGCGCCTCGACCGTGAACTCGGCGACCTCTTGGCGGGTGCCCATCGCCTGGCGGGAGGCGGCCACCTCGCGGGCCACCTCCTCGGGGTGCACCCCCTCGTGGGCGTACTTCGTCTGGGACCGCCGCTCCCGCTCGGCCGCCGACTCCCACGCCCGGTGGAGGTCGTCACGGCGCTGCTCCAGGCCGAGGTCGAAGGCGAGCTGGTCGGCCGGGCGCTGGCCCCGCAGCACGAGTCCCTCCATGAGCGCCTCCACCACCCCGTCGGACTCGTCGGGCACGGGCACCGACACCCCGGTGGCCGCCCGGATGGCCCGGTGCTTGCGGATCAGCACGTCGAGCACGATGCCGTCGATACGGTTGTCCCGCCCGTAGATGGTGACGGCCCGCACCACGTCGCGCCGCTGCCCGAACCGGTCGACGCGTCCTTCGCGTTGCTCGTGGCGGGTGGGGTTCCACGCCAGGTCGTAGTGGACGACGGCCCCGAAGTGCTCCTGGAGGTTGACTCCCTCGGAGAGGCAGTCGGTGGCCACCAGCACGTGGCGGCCGGCGAGGGTGCACAGCTCGGCGATGCGCTCCTGGCGAAGTTCGGGCGGCAGCCGCCCGGTCACGGCGGCCACGTTCACCTCGGCCCCCAGCACCCGAGGCTCGCCCAGGTGCGCGGCCACATACTCGGCGGTGTCGATGAAGCGGCAGAACACGATGGGGTCGTAGCCGTCGGCCAGCAGGCCCTTCAGCTCGTCCACGAGGGTGGCCAGCTTTCGGTCGAACCGGGGCCCGGTCAGTTGGGCCGCGTCGCGGGCCAGGGCCAGCAGGCGGCGCTTCTCCCCGAGCACGGGCTGGCCGGCGGCCGCCACCTCGGCGGCGGTGGAGCCCTCGTCGATGCCCTCGTCCTCCACCGTGCCCACGGCGTCGGCCCCCGGGGTGACGTCGAGGGACTCCAGAGCCTCGTCGTCGGCCGAGTCGAGCACCACCGCCCGCCCCAGGGCGTCGGCCTCCTCCACGCTCTCGGCCTGGGCGGCCGACGCCCGGGTGCGCAGCGTGGCCGCCGCCGCCGCCGGCGAGGAGGCGAGGGTGCGCAGCAGGGCCAGGGCCGACCACCACCTCACTCTTTGGCGCACCGTGGGGCCGGACGGGTCGGTGGCGTCGACCACCTGCTCACGGGCGTAGGCCAGGACGCGGTCGAAGAAGGCGGCGTAGGGCGCCGACAGCTCGTAGGGCGCCTCCCGGCTGAGACGGTCGGAGGGAAAGGCGGTGTCCTCGTCGAGGTAGTGGCGGATGTCGGCCCGGCGACGCTGAACGAAGTGGCGGGCCAGCCGCGCCCGCCCCCGGGGGTCGTCGAGGTCGACGGTGGCCAGTTCGGGGTCGAGCAGGGCCAGCAGGTTGCGGAAGCCCTCCTCCTTGCCCGAGTGGGGCGTGGCCGTCACCAGCACGAGGTGGCGGGTGGCGTCGGCGGCCAGGGCCTTGAGCAGCTCGTGGCGCTGGGTGCGGGCCCGGGCGCCGCCGCCCGACCCCTCGGCCACCGCGGTGTGGGCCTCGTCGACGATCACCAGCTCGGGGCAGTGGTTCACGAACTCGTGGCGCCGGGCCGGGGACTTGATGAAGTCGGTGGAGATCACCACGTGGGGGTAGCGGTCGAACAGCGACTGGTTGAGCATCAGCCGGCGGGACAGGCGGGCGGCGGTGGCCGGCAGTACGAGCTCGGCGTCGATGGCGAACTTGTCCCGCAGCTCGCCCTGCCACTGCTCGGCCAGGGCTGGGCTGCACAGCACGGCCAGGCGGCGGGCGTCGCCCTGGGCCAGCAGCTCGGCGGCGATAAGGCCGGCCTCGACGGTCTTGCCGATACCCACGTCGTCGGCGATGAGCATGCGCACCGGGCCCTGGCGCAGGGCGAGCAACAGGGGCACGAACTGGTAGGCCCGGGGTTCCACGGCCAGGTTGGCCAGTGAGCGGAACGGCCCGGCCGAAGACCGGAAGCCGATGCGCAGCGCGGTACGCAGCAGGCGGGCGCTGGCAGCGTCGCCCAGGTCGGCGGCCGTCGGCGGAGGGAAGGTGGCGGGCCGCACCGGCTCGAGGTTGGGCAGGACGGCGGCGGTGTCGTCGTCGCCACCACCCAGGGGCCGTAGCACCAACAGGTCGGGCTCGCTCTCGGCCAGCACCACCCACTCCCGCCCCCGTGCATGCACGAGCGACCCAGCCGCGAACGAGCCTGCTCCCCGCCCACCGAGCTCCATGGCCGACAACCGTAGGCTGTCCAAGCCGCCCCCGCGCCGGGGGGTGTCCCGGCAGCGGTGGCGATACTGGTCCTGGCCAAGTAGAGTCTGGGTCCTAATCCTCCCCGCCTTTCGGGACGCCTTCGGCTCACCGGAATGGCGGGGTTTACCTTTCCGGGGACCTCGTCCGTGAGCAGAGTCGCCGTCTTCATCGACTACCAGAACGTCTACAAGGCGGCGCAGGCGTGCTTCGCGCAGAGGTACGACGCGCGGGAGAAGGTGCCACTACCTGGCCCGAGCGGACTACGGCGCGTCGCCGACCTGACGGATTACACCCGCTCCCGCCCGGAGGGCTCCCAATAGGGCTAGTTCCGTGGGACCGCCCGAGGGCTACTTGGGGATTGTGCAAACTGTCGCAAACAATGCGCATGTCGGTATGTGTCTCATAAAGCGCAAACCAATGCGCTACGGTTGGGCAGGTGAACGCCGAAGAGGTCAAGGCACTCGCCCGGGCAGGCGAGTCGCTGAGCGTGGAGTTCAAGACGGAGGTCAACGATGATCGGCTTGTCGAGGCCGTCGTCTGCCTTGCTAACGCTGACGGTGGCCGGATCCTGCTCGGCGTGGCTGACGACGGCTCGATCACCGGGACCACCCCCCGCCACGGGACGACAACCGACCCGGTTCGCCTCGCGTCCATGATCGCTGGCCGCACGGCGCCATCGGT
Protein-coding sequences here:
- the ligA gene encoding NAD-dependent DNA ligase LigA: MVRPVWLPVVPVQCRTVRVISATTNRLGLGVAIEKQEAARRAKELRSQIDHHNYRYYILDEPEISDAEYDRLMRELESIEAAFPELVTPDSPTQRVGAPPAEGFAPVRHATKMLSLGNAFDQQELEVFLARVEKELNGEQVELVCELKIDGTAVAVTYENGVLARGATRGDGEVGEDITPNLRTIRSIPLRLHLDNPPALLEVRGEAYLPVAEFERINRERELLNEERTRQGLPPLLLFANPRNAAAGSLRQLDPAVTASRSLDIFFYQIGAGPRFPTHWDSLQYMQRAGLRINTRNAKVANAEEAFKFCLDWQQGRDTLPFEIDGVVVKVDSLQQQNRLGATSKAPRWATAYKFPPEQATSVLRDIVASVGRTGALTPIAYFDPVRVAGSTIQRATLHNEDEVRRKDIRIGDTIIVQKAGDVIPEVVAPVVSKRTGKEQVWQMPPRCPVCDAAVDRQADEAVAYCTNVACPAQRIGRLIHFAGRGAMDIEGMGEERIVALVERGRLRDVSDFYRLTRQDLLAVTTKIESEAAEEAAEHASGETATGRMKSVGKGADNLAAAIETSKRRPLSRLIYGLGIRHVGGTVAQVLADQFGSMDALMGAGREQLEETEGIGPVIAESVALFFEQSQNREVIERLKAAGVRMSEERAAGPRPLAGKTFVLTGGLEGFTREEATEEIKLRGGKVTSSVSAKTDYVVVGAEPGSKLEKAKKLGVTTIDEDEFVRLLAE
- a CDS encoding helicase-related protein, producing MELGGRGAGSFAAGSLVHARGREWVVLAESEPDLLVLRPLGGGDDDTAAVLPNLEPVRPATFPPPTAADLGDAASARLLRTALRIGFRSSAGPFRSLANLAVEPRAYQFVPLLLALRQGPVRMLIADDVGIGKTVEAGLIAAELLAQGDARRLAVLCSPALAEQWQGELRDKFAIDAELVLPATAARLSRRLMLNQSLFDRYPHVVISTDFIKSPARRHEFVNHCPELVIVDEAHTAVAEGSGGGARARTQRHELLKALAADATRHLVLVTATPHSGKEEGFRNLLALLDPELATVDLDDPRGRARLARHFVQRRRADIRHYLDEDTAFPSDRLSREAPYELSAPYAAFFDRVLAYAREQVVDATDPSGPTVRQRVRWWSALALLRTLASSPAAAAATLRTRASAAQAESVEEADALGRAVVLDSADDEALESLDVTPGADAVGTVEDEGIDEGSTAAEVAAAGQPVLGEKRRLLALARDAAQLTGPRFDRKLATLVDELKGLLADGYDPIVFCRFIDTAEYVAAHLGEPRVLGAEVNVAAVTGRLPPELRQERIAELCTLAGRHVLVATDCLSEGVNLQEHFGAVVHYDLAWNPTRHEQREGRVDRFGQRRDVVRAVTIYGRDNRIDGIVLDVLIRKHRAIRAATGVSVPVPDESDGVVEALMEGLVLRGQRPADQLAFDLGLEQRRDDLHRAWESAAERERRSQTKYAHEGVHPEEVAREVAASRQAMGTRQEVAEFTVEALRALGASVTRRGPSWEVVTSTLPVGLRDALPPGHAEPLPLHPDLPVPRGHGLLARTDPHVEAVARHVLDTALDAGVPPAHGQAWGRGPHALEEGGVGAPPGEPAEGRPASIAARAGVGRTRAVSQRTTLVLVRFRFHLDLPGRDGTRSLVTEDARFLAFAGPPDAAAWLGPADVDALLGATADANVAPDHAADLLARLTTSLPSLSPALDAEADRLATELLDAHRRVRAAAGAARRGLAVAAQKPADVLGLYVWLPVTAAGPR